Within Ammospiza nelsoni isolate bAmmNel1 chromosome 32, bAmmNel1.pri, whole genome shotgun sequence, the genomic segment GGTGTCGGCCGGTGCCCGGGGGTGTCAGTGCCGGTGCCCGGGGGTGTCAGTGCCGGGAGTTCCGGGGGTGTCTGTGCCGGGCGTTCCGGGGGTGTCGGCCGGTGCCCGGGGGTGTCAGTGCCGGTGCCCGGGGGTGTCAGTGCCGGTGCCCGGGGGTGTCGGCCGGTGCCCGGGGGTGTCAGTGCCGGTGCCCGGGGGTGTCAGTGCCGGTGCCCGGGGGTGTCGGCCGGTGCCCGGGGGTGTCAGTGCCGGTGCCCGGGGGTGTCAGTGCCGGTGCCCGGGGGTGTCGGCCGGTGCCCGGGGGTGTCAGTGCCGGTGCCCGGGGGTGTCAGTGCCGCGGGTCCTGGGGGTCTCTCCCCCTCCGGCCCCTCCCCCTCAATACCAGCCGGCCCCAAgccccgcccccagcccagaCCACGCCCCCGGACTTTGCCCCGCCCCCTGACAGGGCGCGACGCTCGTGGTCACGTGACGCCGCCATCCGGGTCTTTTGCCTTCTCTGCCTCGTCCCAACATGGCGGCCCCAGGTGAGCGCTGCGCCGCGGGCCCGGGCCCCGCCGGCCCGCGTGGAGCTCCGCGGGCACTGATGGCGGCACCGATGGCGGCCGCGGGGCTGCTCCGAGCACCGCCGCTTCCGGAGATGGTGGTGGGAAGGAGGCGGTGGCGGGAAAAGCGGGGGAAGCGGCGGGAAAACCgaaccccccccccccttcctcctccgCCGCGTCCCCTCAGGGCGGGCGCGCGcccttcccccccccctcccGCCGCTTCCCATTGGCGGGGGTGCGCGCGCGGCCTGTGATTGACGCGCGCGCGCCGGGCCCCCCTAACACCCCCCCCGTCTCCCATTGGCGGGGGCGCGCGCGCCCGGCCGGTGATTGACGTGCGTGCGCCCAGCCGGTGATTGACGTGCGCGCGCCGGGCGCGGCCCGGCGCGTGCGCGCGGAAGGGGGGGAGGGGGCGACGCGCCCACGTGGCCGCGAACGGGGGGGTCGGAGGGGCCCCGGTACCGGGAGTTCGGGGGAAGAGGTGGGATCAAGCTCCCCCCCCTCCATTTGCCCGCAGGGGCTTCACCGGGACCCCCTTCCCGGGCCCGCCGTGCCCTTGAGGCTCCTTGGGGTCAGTTACGGGGGAGGCGGGGCAGGATGTgacccctcccagcccctccaggggtCGGTCCCGGCGTGGGGGGGCACACCAGACACCCCCAGTTCCAGCCCGGCTCTCCCCTCCATTCCCAATCCCGCAGCATCTCCCGGGATCCCCGGCTCTGCTTGGAGCGGGAGGTGGGTCCCGGTACCGGGGTGAGCACGGGGCGTTGGAAGGTGCCCCCACCCCGCCTGGATCCGTCCCTGTCCCGGCTTTCCCTGGGCCTCAGGTGCTGCCCtcattcccagccctgtcccaggaTGGTTTCCTGCCCGAGGTCGGGTcaccctggggcagctctgagctgctcctgcatcccaggctgggattccCATAGGAGTCCAGGAACGGCCCCACACTTTCCTGAAATCCACAGTGGGGAGGGAATGATGGACTGGGAGAAGATGAAGCCATCCCGGAGTCTAACACACCACCACCCTCTCCCAGTTCCCTTGGGGAAACACTGCCGGTGGTGGTGCTCTCCATGCTGGATTTCCATGGAATAACACATTTCCAGGCCATTCTATGAGCAATCCGACCTCCACCCTTTTTATCCTCGTTAAAGCCCTTTGGTTGAttcattaattattattatctCTGGTCAGGGATATCTGACTAGAAGCTCTGGCCATCCAAAAATTCATGAtctctcctttaaaaaaaagaggggaatgTTTTTCCATGCCTTTCCCTTTCATGTCCTTGAAACCCATCAGTTTTGCTTCCCCTGGGACCCCTATTGACCTCCCCAAAACCTGATGGGGGAACGAGGTGACTCCACCATTTctctggggctccagccccccTGGCTCCACCCAGAGGGATTTTTCCTggcaaatgcagcaatttttgCCTGGAAAGGTCCCAGATCCAGCGGCAGAGCCACATGAGGGCAGCAGTTCCTCCCAGAGGGAGGGAATTGTGAATCCAAAGCCACCTTCCAGGAAATGCCCCGGTTTTCCAGGAGTGTCACAGCTTGTGCCTGGGTGTGTCCCCACAGGGAGTGGGATGGGGACAATGTTTCCAGTGGGAATAACAAATTAAGGGGGCTGAGGGGTGGCTCCTGGCCCCTTGTATGTCCCCTCCCAGTGGCTCCTGTCCAATTCTGGTGTCTCATGTCCAGCTCCTCATATCCCATCCCATGTCCTATCTTGTGTTCTATCCTGTCACTTCTGTCCCCTCTtggctcctcctgtgctgcctcctgtcccatcccagtTCCTCATATCCCATCCTGGTGCCCCACATCCGTTCCTGGTTCCTTCTGTCCCGTCCTGGTGGCTCCTGTCCCACCCTGATGCTCTCATGGCCCATCCCAGCACCTCATGTCTCTCAGTGCCATATTCCATGCAAGTGCCTGTGTCCCATCCTGTATCCCCTCCCAGTGCCTTCTGTCCCGTCTCAGTACCTCATGTCCCATTTGTGTCCCATCCTGGTGCCTCATGTCCCATCCCACTGTCTGCTGTCACATCTTGGTGGCTTCTGTCCTCTCTCAACTCCTTGTGTCCTATCCTGACACCTCCTGTCTCCTCTTggctcctcctgtcccctcccagtgGCTGCTGTCCCATCCTGGTGCTCTGTGTTCCATCCTAGCACTTCCTATCTCATCCTGGTGCCTTTTGTCCCATTTCATGTCCCCTCCTGGCACCTCATGTCCCATCCCAGTGGCTCCTGTCCTGTTCcagctcatcccatcccatcctcatcATCCCATGTCCCCATCTGTCACCTTGTGTCCCATCCCAGGTCCTCCTGTCCCATCCTGGTGCTCCATGTCCTCCTCTACTGTTtcctcctggctcctgctgtcCTGTTTCATGTCCCTTCCCAGTGGCtcctgtcccattccagctcctCCCATTCCATCCCAATGTCCCATGTCCCATCCTGTCACCTTGTGCTCCATCCCAAGGCCATGTGTCCCACCCTGGTGTCTTCTGTCCCATCCCATTGTCTCGTGTCCTATATCCTGGTGCCTCGCGTTCCATGCCAGCTCCTCGTgtcccatcccagtgtcccatgTCCCGTTCTGGTGtccccagtcccatcccagtgTCTCGTGTCCTACATCCTGGCGCCTCACATTCCATGTCAGCTCCTCGTGTCCCGTATCCCATCTCTGTGCCCCATgtcccaccctgctgtccccagtcccATTTTTCCAGTGTCCTGTGTcccaccccagtgtcccctgtcccctctgccccctctgttcctgtccctgctctcatTCCACCTATTCCCACTCTCCTTCCCTCCTATTCCCACTCTTTTTCTGACCCATTCCTGCTCtcattccctcctgccccagctcccatTCCCACACGTTTCTGCTCCCATTCCCACTCTGATTCCATTCTCATTCCATCTCTGTCCTGCCATTCCCACTGTCATTCCCACCCTTTCCATTCTCATTCCCACTCCCACCCTTTCCCTGCTCAGTTCCCCCCTTCCCCACTCGGGTTCCCGCTCTGATCCGTGTCTCCGCTCGCTCCCGCAGCGGCAGCGAAGAAGAAGCCAAAGAAGGGGAAGACGCTGACGCTGACGGATTTCCTGGCCGAGGatggggggggcggggggggccCCACCTACATCCCCAAACCTGTGAGCTGGGCCGACGAGACCGACGACCTGGAAGGTGAGCGTGGCATTCCTGGAGCCTGGatggcattcccagctctggggttgGCATTcacagcccccagtgccaggatggcattcccagctctggggttgGAATTcacagcccccagtgccaggatggcattcccagctctggggttgGCATtcacagccccaggtgccaggatggcattcccagctctggggttgGCATTcacagcccccagtgccaggatggcattcccagctctggggttgGCATTcacagcccccagtgccaggaTGGCATTCCTGGAGCCAGGatggcattcccagctctggggctggcattcccagcccccagtgccatcccAGCTTTGGGGTTGGCATTCCCAGCCCCTGGTGCCAGGatggcattcccagctctggggttgGCATTCTCAGCCCCCAGATAAGCATCTCCAGAGCCAGGATGGCATCCCCAGAGCCAGGATGAGAATGGTATTCCTGCAGCCAGGatggcattcccagctctggggttggcattcccagcccccagagcaTCATCCACAGAGCCAGGATGGCATCCCCAGAGCCAGGACGAGGATGGTATTCCTGGAGCTAGGATGGCATTCCCACCTCTGGGATTTACAttcccagcccccagagcagtATTTCTGGAGCCAGGATAGCATTTTTAGTCCCCAGAGTGGCATTTTCAGCTCTGGGATTGGCATTCCTAGTCCTAGAAGCAGTATTCCCAGAGCTGGAACAGCATTCTCTATCCCTGGGCACCATTCTGAGCTCTGAGGTTGGCATTCCCAGCTTCCAGACtgtcattcccagctcctggaacaTAATTCCTGCCTTCCAGATTGGAAGGCTCCAGGATTGGCATTCCTAGCTGCCAGTGGCATCCATAACTGGAAAAATCCGCTGGCTGTTCGGTTTTTGGGGAATAATGAAGCTGGGAGAGCCATGCAAGTTTTCCTTAGGGATGAGACTCAGTGTGCAGCCAAgtgggggagcagcagtgggataTTGAGGTTTTGGGGACTGGATTCACCAGAGCTTCCCACTGAGCCAGGCTGGAATCCAAGCTGGAATGAATCCTGGAAAGCCACTCATGGGAttgcctgtccctgccttggGTGCTCTGGATGGCCTCAGGGCACCTTTTCCGTGGATTTACCGGTGCTGCCAGCAGTTGCCTCCGGGTGCCTCTGTATGACTCCGGTTTCTTCCCACTGCCTGCAGTTGCTTCCAGCTGCCTCTGTCTGGGTGGGCTGTGGGATgattgctgcctccagctgacCTGGCCAGCTCAGGATGGCCCCAGGTGGCCCCGGTCagctgcagctggctctggccGTGTGGCTGTGCCCACATCCCGGCTTTCCCCGCAGTCTCCACCACGTGGCACAGCAATGATGACGACGTTTACCGGGCGCCTCCGATCGACCGCTCCATCCTTCCCACGGCCCCGCGCGCTGCCCGCGAGCCCAACATCGACAGAAGCCgcctccccaaatcccctccgTACACGGCATTCCTGGGAAACCTGCCCTACGATGTCACCGAAGAGTCCATTAAGGATTTCTTTCGAGGACTTAATGTGAGTGACGTTCCAGAGGGCAGAAATGGCACCCTTATTCCATTGCCATGGGGTGTTTCCCTGGGATGTGGATGTCTGTAGGTTGATCCTGAGAGAATCCCTTGATTCCCCAGCCATGGATCAGCCATTCCTGCTCATCCAGTGGGATTGAGGAGCCTCCAGTGGGGGAATTTCCCTGTGGAATCGCGTGGAGGTTAGACTGGGGGGTGGGGCAGGGTAGGGCAGCTGATTTGCTCCCAGgtggaaagaaaacagcatcAGGAAGCTCATGGATCACACAGAGGTGTTGAAAACCACAAATTGGGAAAAACCAAGTTTATTCCCATTGGAACCTGTCttgcttttccctctccagctccacaTCTGACCTTGGCCTTCCTCATTCCTTTTCTCTATTTCTTGGCGTTTGTCATCCTTTAAATATAATTCCATGCATGTGTTGTGGATTCTCCTTTGGTCCAAGCAAGATCTTGGCTTTGCAAGAGGTTTCCCATCAGGAAATCCATCCCAGGAAAATTCAAGGGATGCTTTGGGGACCCCATGACCCCCTAAGATGTCATTTAGGAATGTGGCTCCTGACATTTCCCAGGGCTCCGATCAGGAATAAGCAAGGAGCTCCCACACTTTGGGAGCCAGAATCTAGGGAAAGGAGGTTGTGGGCTACCCAGTGTCCACGTGGAACTTGTGCGGGACACATCCCGGGCTGGTTTTCCTCTGCGATGAGCTTTGAGATGGCTCCTGCTTCCCTGAGCCCACGGAGGAGCCTGCAGAGTATACCCAGCCCTTCCCATTGTTCCCAGttcagctgccagagctgggattctCTTCCCAGTCCCTCAATCCAAAAATGTTGGAAAGTTCTGCAGTGTTTAGGGCGGGACCCCTGTCTTCCTCCTCATGCACAAGGAACCCCCTCAATCCCTCGATATCCATGAGTTGCTCCATCCCAGATCCTGCCACCCTTGCACATTCCCCTTTGGAAGCCAAGATCCTGAGGTGAGcttccctgccttccctcccttGGCAGATCAGCGCCGTGCGGCTCCCGCGGGAACCCACCAATCCCGAGAGGTTGAAAGGTTTCGGATACGCGGAGTTCGAGGATATTGATTCCCTGTTCCAGGCCCTGAGCCTCAATGAAGAGGTGAGTCCAATCCCAGCTTCCAAGAGCACGTCCtagggcctaaaggggctccaaggACCTGGAGAAGGGTTTGAACACGGGCCTGGAGTCTTGGGAAAAAGGGCAAATGGCTTCCAGCTGGAAGAGGGGAGGGTCAGGTGGGATATGGGGAGGgaattcccagcccagcactcacTTCCCACTGTTGTTCCCAGTCTTTAGGAAACAGAAGGATACGAGTGGATGTGGCAGATCAAGCTCAGGATAAAGGTGAGCGTCCAGCTGAAGACATGGATCAGGCAGGGTAGGGATTCAGGGAGAGTGGCCAAGGGCCCAGCCCTGACCCTGCcctgtttctttccttcccttttaaTCTTGATTCCTTTTCCCACTCCTTTTGCctctccttgtccctgtccgTGTCCCTGGCTCCTGGCAGACCGGGATGATCGCTGCTTCGGCAGAGACCGGGATCGCTTCCGGGACTCAGAGCGGTTCGAGAGCGACTGGCGCGCGCGTCCGGCTGCTCCCGATGCCTTCGATGACTACCCCCCGCGCCGGGGCGACGATGGATTCGGGGACAGTGAGTGAAGAGAACGGGCCCAGCATTCCAGGcactccctccttcccctgtgTCCCAAGATCTAGGGGCACCTGACGCTGCTCAGCCTGAGATTAGGAACCACCTGAGCTCATTCCCACCCCAAGTTTGTTCATTCCCATCTGGTCCTCATTCATTCCCAGAACTCAGTCCCACCCTGAGCTTGTTCATTCCCCATTTGGAGCTCATTTGTTCTCAGCTCGCATTCCAACTCCAAGCTCATTCATTCCCAAAACTCTTCATTCCCACCTGAGCTCATTCCCAGTTTGTAAGGATGAATGGGGCCTCCTCCTTTCCCATATGGAGCAGTATTgggattttcctcctttctcgTGGAATCTGTGCCTATCCCAGTAAAACCCCATCCTGCTTCCAGGATATCGTGATCGCTACGATGACCGGTATCGGGACGGGCCACGGCGGGACATGGATCGTGGTTTTGGGAGCCGGGATCGCTACGACGACCGCAGCAGGGATTACGACCGAGGTGGGAATTCCCAAAACTGTTGTCACTGGGAATGTGGGCTGCATTATCCCTAGTGACTCTCAGATAATCTGTCTCCTTCCCCAGGCTATGATTCCAGAATAGGCAGCGGCCGGAGAGCCTTTGGAAGCGGGTACCGCCGGGACGATGACTACCGTGGCTATGAGGATCGTTATGACCGGCGGGATGACCGGATGGATCGGTGGAATTCCCGGGATGATTACGGCCGGGATGACTTCCGCCGTGAGGACAGAGGTGGGGTGGGACTAGAGCTGTTCCTTTGGGAATGGTTTGATATGATGGGAATGATCCCGTGGAAAAGGTGGGAGCAATAGGGAATGGTCCCTTGGGAAAGGTTGGATATGATGGGAATGATCCTGTGGGAAAGGTGGGAGCAATAGGGAATGGTCCCTTGGGAATGGTGAGATATGATGGGAATGATCCCGTGGAAAAGATGGGAGCAATAGGAAGTCATCCCTTGGGAAAGGTGAGATATGGTGGGAATGATCCTGTGGGAAAGGTGGGAGCAATAGGGAGTGGTCCCTTAGGAATGGTGGGATATGATGGGAATGATCCCTTGGAAAGGGTGGGATGGGGGGAGAAGGGTCTCTTGAGAAAGGCAGGATGGTACAGGAATGGTCCCTCAAGAAAGGTGGGTTAGGATGGAAATGCTCCCATGAAAAAGTGAGAGAGTGGGAATGATCCCTTGGGAAGGgtgggctgggaaaggggatGATTCCTTGGTAATggcaggatgggacagggattATGCTGTCAGTCCCAGCACTGTTGCAGGTGGGATCAATGCCCACCATGATCTCCTGGCTCGTTCCCAGGTCCCACCCAGAGACCGAAGCTCAACCTGAAGCCCCGGAGTGCTCCCAAGGAAGAGGAAACTTCAGCAGCTCCCGCTGCCCAGTCCAGCCGGGCTGCTTCCATCTTCGGGGGGGCCAAGCCTGTGGATACAGCGGCTCGGGAGCGGGAGGTGGAGGAGCGGCTccagaaggagcaggaaaagctccAGCGGCAGCTGGAGGACGACAAGAGGATTGACAGACGGCCCCGGGAAAGGTGGGAATGGTGCCTTGGGAAagagggaatgggatggggatggtCATTTGGGAAAGGTGGGAAGGGTTGGGAGTTGTCTTTTGGGAAACATGGAATGGGTAAGGAATGATCGCTTGGTAGTGATGGGATGGACAAAGAATGATCCCACCCAAAAGGTGAGGGGATATGGAATGGTTTCttgggaaaggggggaatgggCAGGGAATGATCCCTCAGGAAATTCGGGGCTGATCCCCACAGAGAGATGGGCAGGACAGGGAATGGTCCCCATGGAAAAGCGGGATGGGTGGCAATGATCCTTGGAAGTGGTTCGGGTTGGATGATGTTCATCCTATGGGAAAAGTGGGGTGGGGCAGCCCTTTCCCAGTCCCCTGATCCTGTTTCCACCCTGTCCCAGGCATCCAAGCTGGCGAAGCGAGGAGAACCAGGAGCGATCCCGGACAGGCAGCGAATCCTCCCAGAGCGGCCCCGCAGGACCCCCAGGAACGTCCACGGGCTCCGGCCCCACCGGCCGGAGTGAGTCGGGGTccggggcggccgcggcgcccagcccggggcagccagcagctgccacacaGCTTTGTGTCCCCCCAGCCACACGGAGGAGGGAGAGCGAGAAATCCCTGGAAAATGAGCCCCTAGGAAAAGAGGAGGAGCCGCCCTCACCGCCCCCCAAATCCCGGGAGGAGAAGCCGAAGGTGATGCCGGCGCCGCCTCCCAAGGAGAACGCCTGGATGAAGCGGAGCAGCCAGAACCCCCCCGGcaattcccagagctctgaCTCGGAGCAAGCCTCCCCAACCAGGTGAGTGTCCCAGGAAGGAGTGGCCTGGGGGATgcttttccagcccaaagcatTCCATGGCTCCCTGCTTTTCCCTAGTGGAGGACCCCAAGAGCTGGGAGTAGGGGACCCTGACATTCCCAGGGATGATCCTGTAGTGCATCTCAACATTTCTGCTGCCTATCCCAACCTTTCTAAGGCCCATCCCAACATCCCTGTATCACAGAGATGTTCCTGTGCACCATCCCAGTGTTCCTGTggcctggggatgctcctgccaCACATCCCAATATTACCGTGCCCCATCCCCATGTTCTGTGGTGCATCCCAAcactcctgcagcccatggaggctCTTCTGTTCATCCCAACCTTCctgggctccatcccagcaTTCTTGTGCCCAATCCCAACTTTCTGTGGCTTGGGGATGTTCCTGTGCTCCACCCCAACATTCCCAGGCCCTATCCCAACATTCCTCCATGTCCCTGGAATGGGGCCATTCCAGGGACCCCCCCCCTGAT encodes:
- the EIF4B gene encoding eukaryotic translation initiation factor 4B isoform X1, with product MAAPAAAKKKPKKGKTLTLTDFLAEDGGGGGGPTYIPKPVSWADETDDLEVSTTWHSNDDDVYRAPPIDRSILPTAPRAAREPNIDRSRLPKSPPYTAFLGNLPYDVTEESIKDFFRGLNISAVRLPREPTNPERLKGFGYAEFEDIDSLFQALSLNEESLGNRRIRVDVADQAQDKDRDDRCFGRDRDRFRDSERFESDWRARPAAPDAFDDYPPRRGDDGFGDRYRDRYDDRYRDGPRRDMDRGFGSRDRYDDRSRDYDRGYDSRIGSGRRAFGSGYRRDDDYRGYEDRYDRRDDRMDRWNSRDDYGRDDFRREDRGPTQRPKLNLKPRSAPKEEETSAAPAAQSSRAASIFGGAKPVDTAAREREVEERLQKEQEKLQRQLEDDKRIDRRPRERHPSWRSEENQERSRTGSESSQSGPAGPPGTSTGSGPTGRTTRRRESEKSLENEPLGKEEEPPSPPPKSREEKPKVMPAPPPKENAWMKRSSQNPPGNSQSSDSEQASPTSGGPSGPTPPGDDGGPPRTPQRRAEELKPEGGRESSSKGRSCSRGPAGMGDPERRDPRKEHEPKKLEENPPSFSHASKYAALSMDGEDEGDDEEGAE
- the EIF4B gene encoding eukaryotic translation initiation factor 4B isoform X2; translation: MAAPAAAKKKPKKGKTLTLTDFLAEDGGGGGGPTYIPKPVSWADETDDLEVSTTWHSNDDDVYRAPPIDRSILPTAPRAAREPNIDRSRLPKSPPYTAFLGNLPYDVTEESIKDFFRGLNISAVRLPREPTNPERLKGFGYAEFEDIDSLFQALSLNEESLGNRRIRVDVADQAQDKDRDDRCFGRDRDRFRDSERFESDWRARPAAPDAFDDYPPRRGDDGFGDRYRDRYDDRYRDGPRRDMDRGFGSRDRYDDRSRDYDRGYDSRIGSGRRAFGSGYRRDDDYRGYEDRYDRRDDRMDRWNSRDDYGRDDFRREDRGPTQRPKLNLKPRSAPKEEETSAAPAAQSSRAASIFGGAKPVDTAAREREVEERLQKEQEKLQRQLEDDKRIDRRPRERHPSWRSEENQERSRTGSESSQSGPAGPPGTSTGSGPTGRTTRRRESEKSLENEPLGKEEEPPSPPPKSREEKPKVMPAPPPKENAWMKRSSQNPPGNSQSSDSEQASPTSGGPSGPTPPGDDGGPPRTPQRREELKPEGGRESSSKGRSCSRGPAGMGDPERRDPRKEHEPKKLEENPPSFSHASKYAALSMDGEDEGDDEEGAE